A single Pseudodesulfovibrio aespoeensis Aspo-2 DNA region contains:
- a CDS encoding phosphotransferase, translating into MIRNSYVDTEFFGMPRGTNVSPLGGGRNSQVFLLEPPGREPLVFKRYFVDPRDKRDRQGAEARALRFLEQAGVREAPLLLALDLDRQATMLTYVVGEKIDRISFKDIGHAADFLNRLIRLSHGQAASQAGFAPASEAYFSAVEVVENIETRLTRLDAAGAACPLCEELARFLGQGVRPALARHVSACEALLAQAGMRMDRPIPDEWKILSPSDFGMHNALRRPDGGLSFFDYEYFGWDDPSKTLADFCLHPAMALSEDLQEAFLGLVLPVLEETGYKRERASAMFPLFGLKWCCILLNEFVPKDQARRSFAGHEPSVGRLSALARQLDKARSMLDGLDARSRAFSRLLYGDRDKDA; encoded by the coding sequence ATGATACGCAACAGCTATGTGGATACGGAATTTTTCGGCATGCCCCGCGGCACGAACGTCAGCCCGTTGGGCGGGGGGCGCAACAGCCAGGTCTTTTTGCTGGAACCGCCGGGCCGCGAGCCTCTCGTGTTCAAGCGGTACTTCGTCGATCCCCGCGACAAGCGCGATCGCCAGGGGGCCGAGGCCAGGGCGCTCAGGTTTCTTGAACAGGCCGGGGTCCGCGAGGCTCCCCTGCTCCTGGCGCTGGATCTCGACCGTCAGGCCACCATGCTGACGTATGTGGTGGGGGAGAAGATTGATCGGATATCGTTCAAGGACATCGGCCACGCCGCTGATTTTTTGAACCGGCTCATTCGCCTTTCCCATGGTCAGGCAGCCAGCCAGGCAGGGTTCGCCCCGGCGTCCGAGGCGTATTTCTCTGCCGTGGAAGTGGTGGAGAATATCGAAACGCGACTGACCAGACTGGACGCCGCCGGGGCCGCCTGCCCCCTGTGCGAGGAGCTTGCCCGGTTCCTGGGGCAGGGAGTGCGCCCGGCGCTGGCGCGCCATGTGTCGGCGTGCGAAGCCCTCCTCGCCCAGGCGGGCATGCGCATGGACCGGCCCATTCCAGACGAATGGAAAATTCTCAGTCCATCGGATTTCGGTATGCACAATGCCTTGCGTCGGCCAGATGGCGGTCTTTCCTTCTTTGATTACGAATACTTCGGCTGGGACGATCCATCCAAGACCCTTGCCGATTTCTGTTTGCACCCGGCCATGGCCTTGTCCGAAGACCTCCAGGAGGCTTTTCTTGGCTTGGTCCTGCCCGTGCTTGAGGAAACCGGCTACAAGCGGGAACGGGCAAGCGCCATGTTTCCGCTGTTCGGGCTCAAGTGGTGCTGCATTCTTCTCAACGAGTTTGTGCCAAAGGATCAGGCCCGTCGCAGTTTCGCGGGACACGAGCCATCGGTGGGGAGGCTTTCCGCCCTGGCCCGCCAGCTGGACAAGGCCCGCTCCATGCTCGATGGCCTCGATGCCAGGAGCAGAGCGTTTTCGCGACTTTTGTATGGAGATCGGGACAAGGATGCCTGA
- a CDS encoding HAD family hydrolase, which produces MLIGIDFDNTLIHYGLVFRELAVERGLVPPSIPADKEAVRAHVWERFDDLEWQKLQAAVYGPGIGRGVFMEGAPEFLRLCRSRGIDLCIVSHKSEHAAIDPGGVNLRKAALGWMEEQGFFVPVHDGGFGFARSDVFFEARRAEKVARINRLGCAVFVDDLREVLDHPDLNGSVRRILYRECLDATHDYALAGPWPSISEYLFVGGRE; this is translated from the coding sequence GTGCTTATAGGTATTGATTTCGACAACACGCTCATCCACTACGGTCTGGTCTTTCGGGAGCTGGCCGTGGAGCGTGGGCTTGTCCCGCCATCCATACCGGCAGACAAGGAGGCTGTGCGCGCCCATGTGTGGGAGCGGTTCGACGACCTCGAGTGGCAGAAGTTGCAGGCCGCCGTGTACGGGCCCGGCATTGGCCGGGGCGTGTTCATGGAGGGCGCGCCCGAATTCCTGCGCCTGTGCCGATCCAGGGGGATTGATCTGTGCATCGTCAGTCACAAGAGCGAGCATGCCGCCATTGATCCGGGCGGGGTGAATCTCCGGAAGGCCGCGCTGGGATGGATGGAGGAGCAGGGATTCTTTGTTCCCGTGCATGACGGGGGCTTCGGCTTTGCCCGGTCGGACGTGTTCTTTGAGGCTAGGCGGGCGGAAAAGGTCGCGCGCATCAATCGACTTGGATGTGCGGTTTTCGTGGATGACCTGAGAGAGGTCCTTGATCATCCGGACCTGAACGGCTCGGTCCGCAGAATCCTGTACCGCGAGTGCCTGGACGCGACCCATGACTACGCGCTGGCAGGCCCCTGGCCGAGCATTTCGGAATATTTGTTTGTGGGTGGTCGCGAATGA